From the genome of Gryllotalpicola protaetiae:
CGGTCGAAGTCGGCGCCGCGTAGGCGGCCCGGTCGACAGCGGTGAACCCGATGCGGGGGCGGATGCCTCGACGGCGCAGCGCTCGCGCACTGAGACCCGCCGCGCGCAGACGCGGGTTCACGAACTCGTCGATGCCGAAGTTGATGAGCGTGAGGGCCATGCCGAGCAATGCGATAAGCAAACCTGCCGGCACGAACCACCACCACGCACCGCGAGCCAGCGCCTGGTTCGATTGCGCCCAGTACAGCACGGTTCCCCAACTCCAATCGGACGACGACGTCACGCCGATGAAGGCGAGCGTGGTTTGAGTCAGCACGGCGAACGTCACCGTCGAGATGAAACTCGACGCGATGATCGCGGTGAGGTTCGGCAGAGTCTCGAACCAGACGATGCGCCACGTGGACTCACCATTCGCCCGCGCGGCCTCGATGAAGTCGCGGCCACGCAGAGACAGCGTCTGCGATCGCAGCACTCGTGCGCCCCACGCCCAGCCGGTGAACGCGAGCACGACGGCGATCAGGATGTTCCCGGCATCAGGCACCTGGCCCGTCACGATGATGATCAGCGGCAGAGCCGGGATGACGAGGAAGATGTTGGCGAGTGCGGAGAGGATCTCGTCGGCGATGCCGCCGAGGAATCCGGCGCTCACGCCGACCAGCACCGCGAGCGCGGTTGCCAACACTCCTGCGAGCAGGCCGACGATCATCACCCCGCGGGTGCCCACGAGCAACTGCGACAGGATGTCGCGGCCGAGGTGGTCGGTGCCCAGCGGGTGCGCTGCGCTCGGGTGAGCGAGGAGTTCGGTGGTGATCTTGTTCGGATCATGAGGAGCGATCCACGGGCCGACCACGGCGAGCACCACGAACACAGCGAGGATGATGAGCCCGGTGACGGCTTTGCCGTTCCGCAGCGACGGGAAGCGTGCGGCCTGGCGGACGGGCGGCGTTGCCTCCTCCGCGGCCAGCGTGGCCTCCGGCACGAGAGCGGGTGCGGTTGACATCAGGCCTCCTGACGAGTACGCGGGTCGAGGAAGACGTAGACGGCGTCGGCGATGACGTTCGCAATCAG
Proteins encoded in this window:
- a CDS encoding ABC transporter permease, which encodes MSTAPALVPEATLAAEEATPPVRQAARFPSLRNGKAVTGLIILAVFVVLAVVGPWIAPHDPNKITTELLAHPSAAHPLGTDHLGRDILSQLLVGTRGVMIVGLLAGVLATALAVLVGVSAGFLGGIADEILSALANIFLVIPALPLIIIVTGQVPDAGNILIAVVLAFTGWAWGARVLRSQTLSLRGRDFIEAARANGESTWRIVWFETLPNLTAIIASSFISTVTFAVLTQTTLAFIGVTSSSDWSWGTVLYWAQSNQALARGAWWWFVPAGLLIALLGMALTLINFGIDEFVNPRLRAAGLSARALRRRGIRPRIGFTAVDRAAYAAPTSTEEVSA